The following nucleotide sequence is from Salvia miltiorrhiza cultivar Shanhuang (shh) chromosome 7, IMPLAD_Smil_shh, whole genome shotgun sequence.
ATTAATTACGGGttcaatcatgcaaaccaaacacttgattaaagtggattattttatcaatcaaatcttatcactcaaaccaagCGCATCTAAAATTATTAACGTTAGATATCACTTTTTGGTCCATTatttgggtattttttaaaaaatatttcaccCTAAAAATAATTACAGAACAATGTTCaccgtttcatttttttcttatttatgacTTGCAAAATTAATCTGACAACCGGTAATTGACGTGCTCCGATCAATTGTCATGTTGTCAAtaaatgtggaaaaaaaaatacaaatcaaCATAAATGCATCTTTCAAACTTTATGCATCTCTCAAACTTCACGTCACCAACCTCCCCCTCCCCTCCCTTCCGTCGTCGGCGCCACTACCCACCATCACCACTACCAGTGGTGGCATTTATAGCTTTACCTCAACATCCTCCACCTTCTCATCACAATCATGCACCATCGCCACTCTAGCTTCTTCGTCCATGTTCTTCGCCtctcttcaatccgtcgttctgctCTTCGTCGTCCCTGCTTTTCGCCTTTCTCATCCTCGCCCTCGTCCTCGCCCTCATTAAGAAGGtatttcaaaattcaatcttttttgtaTGAGTTGTGTATTCCTCTCAAGACTGTGATGCTTTCTTTGTTTTGATGTTTTGTTGGGGAGTTTTCCCCTTCTCTTAAAAAGAGAGTACATAGAGGCAGATGAGCCGCCACCGACGGTGACTTTTCAGGAGAGGTGTGCGATGGAGCCAAAGTCGATGGCGTCGACCGCAACTTTTGGAAGGTGGAGGCGTGGTGTTTTTCAATGGAAGAAGCGCGACGGTGGTTCATCCTCAGAAGGCACGGTGACGAGAAGGAGGTGGACGGAGATGACAGTTGCTTGTCAAAATTTTAGAGGCGGTGGTGGCGATTCTTAAGGGATAAATTAGGGTTCGATTTGGCGTGTTAGGTGACGGAGAAATTAAGAGGCAAAATAGGAAGACAAAAAAAAAGCATCAGTCTAAAGCGGAGTGATGCCATCCGGAGGTAGAGCAAGAGAGAAAAGCGTTGTTGTGTATGCATTCCTGTTAGAACTGAGTGAAAAGATAGAGAGAACAGACGAGGGAAGGATCACAAATTCAGCGAAAGAGAATGAGTGAGCGACTGAAGAATGTGTTTGAGGATATGGTTTCTATTaatgtggattttttttttttgggttttatATTCCATGTGAATTGACAACATGGCAGGCGGTCATAACACGTCAATTATCGGTTGCCAAATTATTTTTGCGGGTAAAATACAAGAGAAAAATAGAACGGTGTATTGTTTTGTAATTACCCTTAGGATGTGAcacttttgattaaaaaaatgctCAAATGATGAGCCATAAAGTGATATTCAcccaattattaattaatctgTAACTTGAATGATTATTATTCTTTCACTATTCACTAAAACTATGCgggatttattattttgatatcCTTctgataatatttatttttcatttttggacatcACTCGACACTTAAATTCCATATCCGCACAGTTAACATTTCTTAAATTTAtgccttttatttttattaatttccaTTGCTTGAATAgtcttgaaaataaattttataaaatggtAGATATAGGTTGAGGTGTCAAAACCAAACGAAAATAACGGGTTAGCGTGGAAAAGATCGAGTAAACATTGAATGGCCCGATAGACTCGAGCCCACGACCAATTCGGCCCAAAAATCGATGGCATCTAAAATTCAATAGCCCATCCATTTTCAACAGCTTTAGACACACGTAATATTTTGAATAGTACAATATTACCATTTTTtaacttataatttattttattttttatcttaaaaATGTAACTCTACaagagtattatttttgtattaaattCACCTTGATTTTTGATCCACGAATTTTAATCCTTTAAGAAAATTCGTATCTAGTTTCCTGAATTGCCAATAGTGCATTTTCTTGTTATTTCGTAGCCATTCAAGCGGCTCCACTGATTTTTTCtctcaactaaaaaaaaaatgaaatatttcatttacaaaaaataaatgaaaaactcGGAAAATGTCAATATATAACTCAACAAAGAAAGCAACATTATATTGATAAATCGAACAGCATCACAACAACATTAGTCGAATACAAAGAAATACATCTTAAACCTCAAGAAACAAGCTTCAATACAAACAATTTGCAGCCATGAGAATCTATAGTTGCAGTCAAATTTCCTGTAAATCTTGTATTCAGCGTCTTGTGCTGCCAAAATAGAAAACATTATGCATTAGATATATAAACAACGATTAGGTGAAGGCTCAAAAACCCCATCCAATTTCCAACCACAAGTAATAAGCAACACAAAATCTCGTGTCAGACCATCTAACATGTCAATATCCTTCACACACAACATTCGTAATGAATTTTGACACGTAAGATGGTCTGACACAAGACAACAACACACTGTTTGAGCGTAGATACCTCCCAGAGGTCTCTGGCTTGGACAGAAGTAGTCGGGGCGATTCCTATATCATCCCAATGAGCAGTAATTTCGGTACGCACAGGGCCTCGGTTAAGCAGCAACACTGCGATTCTGTATTGCGAAAGAGGCCCAGACCACACctacacaacacacacacataataaattttttggaaTATCTCTATACTCATATCAAAAGTTGTGTATATATGATAGTATTTGTACCTCCCAATCACCTTCCATCCTAACCTTTTTGGCCTGAACACCTAGCTTGTCTGTTCATAATCACATCAATATTCATCACAACATCAAAAGCAAGAcaataaaagagagagagagagatgaagaatATGGTAACCTTGATTGAGTGCAATCACCTCCTTATTGGCTATAATTTCCATAGTGTCTTTGCTTATATTTCTAACATCACAACCTATGAGCAGGGGTGCCTTAGAAATAGCCCATATACTGAAGTGAACTATGCATTCATTCTTGCTCATTCCTCCATTTCCAACCTCAAGCATGTCAGGATCTGTTGATTTTTCAAAAAAGAGGTTGTTGTATTCCTTAGctcagaagaaaaagaaaacaagttAAAAGCAGAGACAAACCATTCCAGCCACCAGGCCTAGCATAGTCAGCATAAACTTCATTCTGATCAGCTCTGGAAATCATGCTGTCCCAAGTATCAGAAATGTCGTTGGTGGTTCTCCAGCTATTCCCCACGGTGTAACCCCAGAGGGCCGGGTGCAGATCCCCCCATTCGCACAGGGAGAAGAAGATCGGCCTCCCGGCATTTATCAGAGCTCTCGTCATCACCGGATACCTGCACAGCCACAGCCAAACCATCAAACTCCCATCACAACAACAATATCatcatcattttcttttttgtatctATCACCTTAGAGTTGGCCTAATTCCGCCGTTGTTGCAGTTGTCATACTTGAGATAATCGATGCCCTGCACACCCACAAACGAACATATTAGCAAAACTATATCTCTCTCAACCACTACAAAATGAATTACACACCCATGAGGCGAAGGATTTAGCATCAATCTCCTCGTGGCCGAGAGAGCCGGGCATTTTCTTGCTGCAAGTGTAGAACCTGCAAATAACAAATTAATGGTGTTTTTTTATTCAAAGGAAAGAATATAGAGTGAAAATTAGTTAAATACCCTGCATCTGAGTATATTCCTAGCTTAAGCCCCTTGGTGTGGACGTAATCTGATAAGGCCTTCATCCCAGAAGGAAATGTTGATTTTTTAGGGACTAGAACGCCCTGAAATCCCGCCACCAAAAACCATCAACAACACATTCGAATTTAATCTTCAAAGCCTAAAAGGACAAACCTTGCTATCGCGATTCAGCTCAGCCCAGCAATCATCTGAGATCACAcccataataaattaaaagaaatggCATCAAGAGCAAGAGcttctttttaaatttattttgttttacctATGTTGACATAGTTGTAACCCAGTTTAGCAAGACCAGTTGCGACGAGAGCATCGGCTGACACAGAAAAGCAGTGTTTTTTCAGTGATGATCAAAGAAGAAATCATGAGATTAATTAGATTTACCTGTTTGTTTGATGATCTTCTCGTCAATCATGCAGTTGAAATGATTCCAACTATTCCATCTGAAACATTTCAGATgaaaatcatcaattttatagATAGATTGAAATTgagcaaagaaaaagaaaatgttgaATGAATTACCCCATAGGAGGGGTGGAAGCAAGGCCATTTCCAAGAAGATTTCGACGGTTTGATGTCTCGTCGGAATCAAAGGAAGAAGCTGCTGCTATAACAATTAGCAACGACCATGTCTTAAGCCATGCAAACgcccccatctctctctctcacacacactagACGCACTCACAGTGAGAAAGTGATGAATATGGAAGCATGAATTGAGTGAGATATactcacatatatatagagagagagagatagaaagaAAGGATCAAATCACAACTTAAATTTGTGAGAATTAAGAACTCATCGCattcccctcaaaaaaaaaaaaaaaaaaaaaactcatcacatttatttttaaatccgATGGTTGGATTTGGCATTTATATTAGATAATAGTATTATAATGGATCAATTTCTTATAAGTGAGATTTATAGTGATTTTAGTtatgaaattttttaattaaatactattTATGAAAATCATGATCAATCATAACTGaaactccctccgtccctcgaatcttgacacgtttagtTTCGAcaccaaaattaagaaattgtagattagtgtttaggtaataaagtataagagtgataaaatagaaga
It contains:
- the LOC130993235 gene encoding alpha-galactosidase 1-like → MGAFAWLKTWSLLIVIAAASSFDSDETSNRRNLLGNGLASTPPMGWNSWNHFNCMIDEKIIKQTADALVATGLAKLGYNYVNIDDCWAELNRDSKGVLVPKKSTFPSGMKALSDYVHTKGLKLGIYSDAGFYTCSKKMPGSLGHEEIDAKSFASWGIDYLKYDNCNNGGIRPTLRYPVMTRALINAGRPIFFSLCEWGDLHPALWGYTVGNSWRTTNDISDTWDSMISRADQNEVYADYARPGGWNDPDMLEVGNGGMSKNECIVHFSIWAISKAPLLIGCDVRNISKDTMEIIANKEVIALNQDKLGVQAKKVRMEGDWEVWSGPLSQYRIAVLLLNRGPVRTEITAHWDDIGIAPTTSVQARDLWEHKTLNTRFTGNLTATIDSHGCKLFVLKLVS